The Pedobacter mucosus genome window below encodes:
- the gcvH gene encoding glycine cleavage system protein GcvH has translation MNFPSELKYTKDHEWVKVEGNEAYIGITDFAQHELGDIVYVDINSIDSEVAKEEVFGTVEAVKTVSDLFMPLSGTVLELNPELDASPELVNSDPYGKGWIVKISLSDVAEVDDLLTADAYKALVGA, from the coding sequence ATGAATTTTCCATCAGAATTAAAGTATACAAAAGACCACGAGTGGGTTAAAGTTGAAGGTAACGAAGCTTATATCGGTATTACTGATTTCGCTCAGCATGAATTAGGTGATATTGTTTATGTAGATATAAATTCTATTGATTCTGAAGTGGCTAAAGAAGAAGTTTTTGGAACAGTAGAAGCAGTAAAAACGGTATCTGATTTATTTATGCCCCTTTCAGGAACAGTGTTGGAGCTTAATCCAGAATTAGATGCTAGCCCGGAATTAGTAAATTCGGATCCTTATGGAAAAGGTTGGATAGTTAAAATTTCGTTATCAGATGTTGCAGAAGTAGATGATTTACTTACTGCTGATGCTTATAAAGCATTAGTTGGGGCTTAG
- a CDS encoding VanZ family protein encodes MYDTFKQQKWAIFWTIVVLVFCFTKMPDTESEGFFFKGFDKMTHMGFFFMLSILLFYGKIKYQHSFGFRTLTIFKVLLINILIGGGIELLQWKVFTYRSAEWWDFGCDMLGASMAIFSYVLLHKLNFNEKKV; translated from the coding sequence TTGTACGATACATTCAAACAGCAAAAATGGGCTATTTTTTGGACGATAGTTGTCCTGGTGTTCTGTTTCACCAAAATGCCCGATACTGAAAGTGAAGGTTTCTTTTTTAAGGGCTTTGATAAGATGACCCATATGGGGTTTTTCTTTATGCTTTCTATACTTTTATTTTATGGAAAAATTAAATATCAGCATAGCTTTGGCTTTAGAACCCTAACTATTTTTAAAGTACTGCTGATAAATATTTTAATTGGCGGAGGTATAGAATTATTACAGTGGAAAGTATTTACTTATCGATCTGCAGAGTGGTGGGATTTTGGCTGCGATATGCTAGGTGCATCCATGGCAATATTCAGTTATGTTCTGCTACATAAATTAAATTTCAATGAGAAGAAAGTTTAG
- a CDS encoding outer membrane beta-barrel family protein: MKRIVQRAIFIALIFCGYLAQAQNSGSVSGRIINNKDKKPVDFATIAIKSLKDSSVVASGQSNADGTFSFKSIAPGKYRVYAAFLGLKTATKDIEIAKAAVNAGDILMADDGVDLNTVNVTATIPIVVKKDTLEFDAKSIKVRENAVVEDLLKKVPGIEVAKDGSIKAQGETITKVKVDGKEFFGNDPLLATKNLPADMVDKIQVIDELSEQAQFTGIDDGTRNKILNITTKNGMKHGYFGNSTVGYGSDNRYDASLNVNKFDEDQQLSFIGQFNNVNKQNFGGGGGLGNGFGGGGGRNGGGGGGGNAASSGGGITTTNAAGLNFADVYKDGTQFQASYFFNKSMVENLQTSHIQNLSGNSITDINQNLNSVTDKINHRFNFMIDTKIDPTLSIKIQPNISYTENDGNSITDYTRDYITTLTRGLQQNATTAATPAITNNILVRKSFKRRGRTLSLNVSTNINDNSGTNLNNINERRTTGTVVRDSITNQLNNTSSHSINNSTRIVYTEPLNKTLSIEFNYQNGYIESDSQRDVYDYNPASLQYDLINGLYTNIYNNRTLTNAAGISFTSTEKKYNWNIGVAGQQTNRVNTNLTTGFKRIQNFINLTPSAQFRYNFSNRKRLFVNYRGSTTQPSIDQIQPILDNTNAQTIFIGNPELKPSFNNQLRVNFNNFNIENGRFFFAGLNITQTFNSIGQSIIPIAGGKQQVTYINVDGVYAGNANATWSLPLMAERKLTLNISGNGAYNRNVNFIEVAGFNDAQRNITNTYTISNGYKLVTNIEKFDLTGGITGSYTHSAFSARPTSNTQFYTVNPSFDVSYVLPGNFRIAVDIDYFRNFGGGDLFNQEYTILNPYLSRQFFKNRGTFKFSVNDALNQNTGISRTATGTSITDLNYNVLKRYYMLSFTYSLTRIAGRNMSSEMQMPSQGGGGQRQRM; the protein is encoded by the coding sequence ATGAAAAGGATCGTTCAAAGAGCAATATTTATTGCTCTAATTTTTTGCGGATATTTAGCTCAAGCTCAAAATTCTGGCTCTGTTAGTGGTAGAATTATTAATAACAAAGATAAGAAACCCGTTGATTTTGCAACAATTGCAATAAAAAGCTTAAAAGACTCTAGTGTTGTCGCCTCCGGACAATCTAACGCTGATGGAACTTTTAGTTTTAAATCGATAGCGCCAGGAAAATACAGGGTTTATGCAGCCTTTTTAGGATTAAAAACAGCAACAAAAGATATAGAAATTGCAAAAGCAGCGGTTAACGCAGGTGATATTTTAATGGCAGATGATGGCGTTGATTTAAATACCGTAAATGTAACGGCGACTATTCCTATTGTAGTCAAAAAAGATACGTTAGAATTTGATGCCAAATCTATAAAGGTTAGAGAAAACGCGGTAGTTGAAGATTTACTAAAGAAAGTACCAGGAATAGAAGTTGCTAAAGATGGAAGTATAAAAGCTCAGGGAGAAACCATTACCAAAGTAAAGGTAGATGGAAAAGAGTTTTTTGGAAACGATCCTTTGTTAGCTACGAAAAATCTACCAGCAGATATGGTAGATAAAATTCAGGTAATTGATGAGCTTTCTGAGCAAGCGCAATTTACTGGTATTGATGATGGAACAAGAAATAAAATATTAAATATCACCACGAAAAATGGTATGAAACACGGTTATTTTGGAAATAGCACAGTTGGCTATGGTTCAGATAATCGTTACGATGCAAGTTTAAATGTTAATAAATTTGATGAAGATCAGCAATTGAGTTTCATTGGCCAGTTTAATAACGTAAATAAACAAAACTTTGGTGGAGGTGGTGGCCTTGGAAATGGTTTTGGTGGCGGCGGTGGTCGTAATGGCGGCGGCGGAGGTGGCGGTAATGCTGCAAGTTCTGGTGGTGGTATTACAACAACAAACGCAGCAGGTTTAAATTTTGCTGATGTTTATAAGGATGGTACGCAGTTTCAGGCTAGTTATTTCTTTAATAAATCGATGGTTGAAAATCTTCAAACGTCGCATATCCAAAATTTATCAGGTAACTCAATTACTGATATTAATCAAAATTTAAATAGCGTAACCGATAAAATCAATCATCGTTTTAATTTCATGATTGATACTAAAATTGATCCAACACTATCTATCAAAATACAACCAAATATTTCTTATACAGAAAATGATGGAAACAGTATTACTGATTATACAAGGGATTACATTACTACGTTGACCCGAGGATTACAACAAAATGCTACAACTGCTGCTACACCGGCCATTACTAATAATATTCTTGTTCGTAAAAGTTTCAAGCGCCGTGGCCGTACTTTATCATTAAATGTAAGTACGAATATTAATGACAACTCAGGTACTAACTTAAATAATATAAACGAAAGAAGAACTACAGGCACGGTTGTTAGAGATTCAATTACCAACCAATTAAATAACACCAGTAGTCACTCCATTAATAACTCTACTCGAATTGTATATACAGAACCTTTGAATAAAACTTTAAGTATAGAGTTTAATTATCAGAACGGATATATAGAAAGCGATTCTCAGCGTGATGTTTACGACTACAATCCAGCAAGTTTGCAATACGATTTAATAAATGGTTTGTATACTAACATCTATAATAACCGTACATTAACCAATGCCGCAGGTATAAGTTTTACATCGACCGAGAAAAAGTATAACTGGAATATAGGCGTTGCCGGGCAACAAACGAATCGTGTAAATACTAATTTAACAACTGGTTTTAAACGTATTCAAAACTTCATTAATTTAACGCCATCTGCTCAATTTAGATATAACTTCAGTAATAGAAAACGCTTATTTGTAAACTATCGTGGTTCTACAACACAGCCAAGTATAGATCAGATTCAGCCTATTTTAGATAATACCAATGCACAAACAATATTTATTGGTAATCCAGAATTGAAACCATCTTTTAACAATCAATTAAGGGTAAACTTTAATAACTTCAATATCGAAAATGGAAGGTTTTTCTTTGCTGGATTAAATATCACGCAAACGTTTAATAGTATTGGCCAAAGCATTATCCCAATAGCTGGCGGTAAGCAGCAAGTAACTTACATCAATGTAGATGGTGTTTATGCTGGTAATGCGAATGCAACGTGGTCTTTACCTTTAATGGCAGAGCGTAAACTAACGTTAAATATATCTGGAAACGGCGCTTACAATAGAAACGTGAATTTTATTGAGGTAGCAGGTTTTAACGATGCACAACGAAATATAACCAATACCTATACCATTTCTAATGGTTATAAATTGGTAACAAATATTGAAAAATTTGACTTAACTGGCGGTATCACTGGTAGCTATACGCATTCTGCATTCTCTGCCAGACCAACATCAAATACTCAATTTTATACGGTTAACCCAAGTTTTGATGTGAGTTACGTATTACCAGGTAATTTCAGAATAGCAGTAGATATTGATTATTTCAGAAATTTTGGTGGAGGAGATTTATTTAATCAAGAATATACAATCCTTAATCCTTATTTAAGTCGCCAATTTTTTAAAAACCGAGGCACATTTAAATTTTCTGTAAATGATGCTTTAAATCAGAACACAGGAATTAGCAGAACCGCTACGGGTACTTCAATTACTGATTTAAATTATAATGTATTAAAAAGATATTACATGCTTTCTTTCACTTATTCGTTAACACGCATAGCAGGAAGAAACATGAGTAGCGAAATGCAAATGCCATCACAGGGTGGAGGCGGCCAGCGCCAAAGGATGTAA
- a CDS encoding FeoA family protein yields MKLSHLKVGETGTIVAFTDLDMSVKLMEMGCLPGEIVEVERFAPLGDPMAIRVAGYQLCLRKSEAEVIIIQ; encoded by the coding sequence ATGAAACTTTCACATTTAAAAGTTGGAGAAACAGGAACAATCGTGGCGTTTACAGATTTAGATATGTCTGTAAAGTTAATGGAAATGGGCTGTTTACCAGGAGAAATTGTAGAAGTTGAGCGTTTTGCGCCACTTGGCGATCCAATGGCTATTCGAGTTGCAGGTTATCAGCTTTGCTTACGTAAAAGTGAGGCAGAGGTTATTATCATTCAATAA